One part of the Cetobacterium somerae ATCC BAA-474 genome encodes these proteins:
- the adiA gene encoding arginine decarboxylase: MKKIVYGDGSKVVLFKEGIKEGTEIGNRIEELVDEIKRRCMGVYTSESYEDLEDVVTYDKGIDCLLLSWPNNREEKEAVDVINKLHESQEGVPVFLLTHKADALENLSREVYEHVEEIIWILQEEIGFLGERIQRAVERYNDNLLPPLTKAVFNYNKVAEYSWAAPGHQGGVGFTKTALGRRFFDFYDENLFRSDTGIERTSIGSLLDHTGAFLEGEKLAAKVFGADRSYNVLVGTSGSNRTIMQGVLTDEDIALVDRNCHKSIEQGLIITGAKPVYMKPTRNRYGIIGPILPNEMKKEEVIKKIGESPLVPEKMKSQNPIYSVVTNCTYDGVCYNAMKVEDLFQPYIERIHFDEAWYGYARFNEMYKNHYAMRGEAKDYKGNATVFATHSTHKLLNALSQASYVHMRKGKNPIIEERFNQAYMMHATTSPLYAIAVSNEVGAAMMQGKTGKFLTDEVLKEAIDFRKMVGKYHKEYGQEGEWFFKPWNAETVKDPKTGKVYNFEDAPTELLMTEQSCWRMDPKDTWHGFQGLPEDWAMLDPIKVSILAPGMNEDGELAEKGVPAQLISYYFSKYGVVPTRTTDFQIMFLFSMGISKGKWGTLLDLLVSFKREYDNNTPLRKIFPELVEGREERYGDLGMKDLGDEIFQYLKEHNLGKYLNEAYSGLPEQVMSPREAYNKIVKNEVELVPAKELEGRVAANAVIPYPPGIPMLMSGESFGAADSAQISYLRALTTWDKQFPGFEHETEGTAVIGGEYHVLCVKK, from the coding sequence ATGAAAAAAATAGTTTATGGAGATGGAAGCAAAGTTGTACTATTTAAAGAGGGCATTAAAGAGGGAACAGAGATTGGAAATAGAATTGAAGAATTAGTAGATGAAATAAAAAGAAGATGTATGGGGGTTTATACTTCAGAATCATATGAGGATTTAGAGGATGTAGTAACATATGACAAGGGGATAGATTGCTTGTTATTATCTTGGCCAAATAATAGAGAAGAAAAAGAAGCTGTAGATGTTATAAATAAGTTACATGAAAGTCAAGAGGGTGTACCTGTATTTTTATTAACACACAAAGCTGATGCTTTAGAAAATTTAAGTAGAGAAGTTTATGAACATGTAGAAGAGATAATTTGGATTTTACAAGAAGAGATAGGATTTCTAGGAGAGAGAATTCAAAGGGCAGTAGAGAGATATAATGATAATTTACTACCTCCATTGACAAAAGCTGTATTTAACTATAATAAAGTAGCTGAGTATTCATGGGCTGCTCCTGGGCATCAAGGAGGAGTTGGATTTACTAAAACAGCTTTAGGAAGAAGATTTTTTGATTTTTATGATGAAAATTTATTTAGATCAGATACAGGAATAGAAAGAACATCTATAGGGTCATTATTAGATCATACCGGAGCATTTTTAGAGGGTGAGAAACTAGCAGCAAAAGTATTTGGAGCTGATAGATCATATAATGTTCTTGTTGGAACCTCTGGTTCTAATAGAACAATAATGCAAGGTGTTTTAACAGATGAAGATATAGCTTTAGTGGATAGAAATTGTCATAAGTCTATTGAGCAAGGGTTAATAATAACAGGTGCAAAACCAGTTTATATGAAACCAACAAGAAATAGATATGGAATAATCGGACCGATATTACCAAATGAAATGAAAAAAGAAGAGGTTATTAAAAAAATAGGTGAAAGTCCATTAGTTCCTGAAAAGATGAAATCACAAAATCCAATCTATTCAGTTGTAACAAACTGTACTTATGATGGAGTTTGTTACAATGCAATGAAGGTAGAGGATTTATTTCAACCGTATATAGAGAGAATACATTTTGACGAAGCTTGGTATGGATATGCTAGATTTAATGAAATGTATAAAAATCACTATGCAATGAGAGGAGAAGCTAAAGATTATAAAGGTAATGCAACAGTATTTGCAACACATTCAACTCATAAATTATTGAACGCTTTATCTCAAGCCTCATATGTACATATGAGAAAAGGAAAAAATCCTATAATAGAGGAACGTTTTAATCAGGCTTATATGATGCATGCGACAACTTCACCTCTTTATGCAATTGCAGTATCGAATGAAGTTGGAGCAGCAATGATGCAAGGTAAAACAGGTAAATTTTTAACAGATGAGGTATTAAAAGAAGCTATTGATTTTAGAAAAATGGTAGGGAAATATCATAAAGAATATGGACAAGAAGGAGAATGGTTCTTTAAACCTTGGAATGCTGAAACAGTAAAGGATCCAAAAACAGGAAAAGTTTATAATTTTGAAGATGCTCCAACAGAGTTATTAATGACAGAACAATCTTGTTGGAGAATGGATCCAAAAGATACATGGCATGGATTCCAAGGGTTACCTGAGGATTGGGCAATGTTAGATCCGATAAAAGTAAGCATTTTAGCTCCTGGAATGAATGAAGATGGAGAATTAGCAGAAAAAGGAGTTCCAGCTCAATTGATTTCGTATTATTTTTCAAAATACGGTGTAGTTCCAACAAGAACAACTGATTTCCAAATAATGTTCTTATTCTCGATGGGAATCAGTAAAGGTAAATGGGGAACATTATTAGACTTATTAGTTTCATTTAAAAGAGAATATGATAATAATACTCCATTAAGAAAGATATTCCCAGAATTGGTTGAAGGAAGGGAAGAGAGATACGGAGATTTAGGAATGAAAGATTTGGGAGATGAAATCTTCCAATATCTAAAAGAACATAATTTAGGAAAATACTTAAATGAAGCTTATTCAGGGTTGCCAGAGCAAGTTATGAGTCCTAGAGAAGCATATAATAAAATAGTTAAAAATGAAGTAGAACTTGTTCCTGCCAAAGAGCTTGAAGGAAGAGTGGCAGCAAATGCTGTAATACCATATCCACCTGGAATTCCAATGTTAATGTCAGGAGAAAGTTTTGGTGCAGCGGATAGTGCTCAAATATCTTATTTAAGAGCTCTAACTACATGGGATAAGCAATTCCCAGGATTTGAACATGAAACAGAGGGTACGGCAGTGATAGGTGGAGAATATCATGTTCTTTGTGTAAAGAAATAA
- a CDS encoding TetR/AcrR family transcriptional regulator encodes MPKKAIFKREQIHEKAFEMFEKHGLDDITARNLAKALNCSPAPIYSCYSSMDELKTELIERAKKIFLEYVIRPETDMVFLNSGIGLCAFAREEKQLFKSIFLRDNSYGNLLKKFRDLMKVEMEKDERFENLPTEFKHDLFLDCWLFGHGLATLIATDYFENPTNDFIKDKLLNSAAVMLYKKLDDFNSKNK; translated from the coding sequence ATGCCCAAAAAAGCAATTTTTAAAAGAGAACAAATACATGAAAAAGCTTTTGAAATGTTTGAAAAACACGGTTTAGATGACATTACTGCAAGAAATTTAGCTAAAGCTTTAAACTGTTCTCCAGCTCCAATCTATAGCTGTTACTCTTCTATGGATGAGTTAAAAACAGAACTTATAGAAAGAGCCAAGAAAATTTTCTTAGAGTATGTAATTAGACCAGAAACTGATATGGTCTTCCTTAATAGTGGTATCGGACTTTGTGCATTTGCAAGAGAAGAGAAACAACTATTTAAGTCAATATTTCTTAGAGATAATTCATATGGTAATCTCTTAAAAAAATTCAGAGATCTTATGAAAGTTGAAATGGAAAAGGATGAGAGATTTGAAAATTTACCAACTGAATTTAAACACGACCTTTTTTTAGATTGTTGGTTATTTGGACATGGTTTAGCTACACTCATTGCAACAGATTATTTTGAGAATCCTACAAATGACTTCATCAAAGATAAGCTTTTAAACAGTGCTGCTGTAATGCTTTACAAGAAGTTAGATGACTTTAATTCAAAAAATAAATAG